ggcaggacaaggaggaatggcttcagactgagagagagcagggttaggttagaaattcttccctgtgagggtggtgaagttCTGGCACAGGGTTCCCAGAAAAGCtatggctgcccctggatccctgaagtgtccaaggtcaggttggacactggggcttggagtagcttgggatagtggaaggggTCCCACGGtggggggtggaatgagatgagttaaggtcccttccaacccaaaccattccatgattctgtgattctacctTTGGAATTACTTTAGCCCTTGGGCTTGAAGCAGGTTTCTATCCCAGAAGTGTAATAATGAGGCTCAAATGGGCTCTGGGAAATTTAACTTGGCAAGTACATGCTCTGAGTAACAGGACAAGATGTGCTCTTGGAGAATTAAACCTGTGGTTCAGCAGGCTGTGAAGATGACATTGCAGAATGCATCAGCATTAGGCATGTTGTGATTAAAGGAACAAGGGATATGTGGTATATTAATCTTCACCAGCAGGGAATGATGCATCCACAACACTGCTACTTCCACAGAAGGAGCCAAGGTGAACAAAAGTGCAGAGCAAACATTGGGATTGTTCTGGTAATGCAACCGATGGACTGGTTTGGTGGATGGAGTCCTGAACCATGGGGTGTCTTGCTGTTGTAACCTCTGGGGCTTCACAGGGTGAGGAAATGGCTGATGCAAATAGGAGTGATGCTGTCAGTGGGATTTATATTCCTAAGGATTTGTGTTGCCATTGTTCACTGTAGAATTCCTAATTTGCTCTCTTCTATCACATCTCTTGCTTCTGTTCACTACGTGGCAATCATCATCCTGGAAGAATTCCCGGGAAGGAGATTTAACCGGCTCAGAGCCACGGGGGGGTGGTGTTGTCCCAGAACAGGTTCTTTCACCCAGTGTTTGAGGGGCCAATCCACATACAGGGTGAGGTATTTGATTTATTTACTGCTCTGTGCAGAAAGCAGGGCTGGACAACCTGTCTGGAGACAACAGTGGGAGACTGAAAGATTAAATGTGAGTGCCTCAAACATTGGGCAgctgagaaaggcaggaggggCTTCGCTGAGGCCGGGTCTGTATCTCTGACCAAGGGAAAGGGAGAGTTTATGGGTGTGGTGGTGAAATCTCAGATCTGCTGGCTACAGCTAAGGGGCCTTACAAGACTCAGTTCGGGGGAAAAGGATAATCCCAGCACCGGAGCAGAGCCAGGACGGAGTGAACACACCACTGGATCCACAGATGGGCAgagcttcctttcccttttcctttcccttttcctttcccttttcctttcccttttcctttccattttccttttcctttccctttcccctttcctttcccttttcctttccattctcctttccctttcccctttcctttcctttcctttcctttcctttcctttcctttcctttcctttcctttcctttcctttcctttcctttcctttcctttcctttcctttcctttcctttcctttcctttcctttcctttcctttcctttcctttcctttcctttcctttcctttcctttccctcccctctcatttccttcttttttccccccttcttccttctctgagaCTAAATGCACATTGCTTTAATATTATTGTTTGCAAGTTTCACCCAGTGCCAAATACAAGTCAGTTCAGTTGTTGCCAATTACTACTGTTCTATTTGCAAAGACCTCTGGATAATCATTATTATCCCTCTCATTATCCCTCTCATTACTGCAACAGAGATTCAAAACAacctcctcccttttcccctggcgggggggagtggggagggcagggactgGCAGCACTTGgggcaggcagctgccagccaCGGGAAGGGGCTGCCCTAAGGCAAGTGCCAGCCCCACAGGACACCCCAGTCAGGGTCTGGGGGCTGCATGGGCAGCTCAGGGCTCCTGCCCCCCAGCTATAAATGAGAGGGGCCTGCATCACTGCAGAGACCAATTCCAGCACCTGTATGTGACACCTGCATGAAAAAAGTGTCCATGCCCATGCCCCTCACCAGCCACCTCATCTGCCTGCCCATGCAGTTCAGGTTCCTCTGCTAAGTGGTCAGGGGTGATGTGCGGCACCCATCCCCTGACCCTGTGCTCCCTCAGGGGGCACAGTGATGCCACCATCCCCATTCCATCCCAACGGCTGGTGCAGGGGGAAGACTCCAGGGGACTACAGCTCCGGGTGAACAGCTCCATACACAGCCCCAGACAGGAATTCAGCAGCAGCGTCCTCTACCGGGTATGTGCCTGGGTACCCTGtgagtgcccatccctgtacCCAGGAGCAGGGCGGGGGCCAGGTGTGAGAGACTGGAAGGTTAAAGCTTATTGACTCAAAAGGGGCCCttccaaaagcagcagctgctttgctgaGGCCCAGTGTGCATCCTCCAGCCAAAGAGGGAGGAGGGGCGTTTTTGGATGTGTGGTGGGGAAAACTCTGATATGCATAAGAACATGTCCTGAGGCAGAAGGGGTGCCCACCCAACACTGGGGCATGACCAGCACAAAACAACCTTTGTTTAGCTACAGGTTGTTTTTGAGCCACATGAGAGAGCCATGAGAAGTAGATCCTGAGAAGTGgcttaaatgtattttttttatagtgGCACTGTTCTCCCTTAAACAAATGGCTCAGGGGTAAAATTCCATggcccctgctgcccccaggAGGTATCAGGACATTCACCTGTAAGTCATGTCTTAGAAGGTGTTATAAACCATCAAAGACCCCCAAAATGCCCCCAGACTCATTCCCAGCTAACTGGAGAGGTCAGTGCAAGGGATGCCAAGCAATAGGATGAAAACTGATGCTCAGGGAGTTCCAACTGAACAGGAGGAAGAATTTCATCCCTCAGCAGTGAccgagcactggaacagattgtccagagaatatccttcactggagatattccagaattGTATGGACTCAATCCTGTACCCTGTGCCCTCGGATGAGCCTTTTTAAGCAGGGAGCTGGGACCAGCTGACCCAGTGTGGGCCCTTCCAACCAGAGCaactctgggattctgtgatcacTCTGTGCCCACAGGTTCCCTCACCCACCTTCgacacagccctgccccagaTATCTGCATGGGTTCCCCGAGCTACTGGGACACCAAAAATGAGATGTGATCAGAGAGGTTCCAGGAGCtcacccctgctctgccccattCCTGCAGGGACTCCAGTGACAAAGAGGCAGCAGTGAGTACATGGTAGCAGACACCAGGACATGGCCGGAGTCCCAGCCATACAACAGAAGCTGGGAGATGCTGCATGGGGAGGGgctgccaaaaaaaaccacctggTCCTTGAGGCACCACGGTCCTGGCACCCTGAGCCCACAGCCTATGGTGGTCCTGACCTTGGAATGCCCCAGCCCAATGCTGCTTCCAGCTGTACCCCGGCCAttcccccagcccctcattGTCCCCTTCTCCCTTGGTGCCACCATCTCCAGCCCCTTCACAtgcctgtccatccctgtggtGCCATCCACCCCCTGATGTCCCTGTTTCCAGGCACGTGATGcccccatctccatccccacaGTGCACTCaaacctgtccctgtccccacagcccctcaACGCCCCCACCTCTATTTCTGTcatgtccccagccctgggaaggaAGTGCCAGGTAGGGTGGGGCAGCTCCACCTGTGCtaggagcagcaagtgctgcATGACAGAGACAtcagtggtgctgctgggggcaGGACCCCCATCCTCCCCATCTCAAGCTCTTATCTCCATCCTCCAGTGCTGTGGAGACCTCCACCTTCAGCATCCCCCTGGTAGATACGCCCCCGATGAGGGGTTGAAACATTTATTAATTACCAAATACCTTCAGCCTGCATATCCTTGCTCCTCCTCGTCCTCGCTGCTGTCCTGGACGAGGTCAGGGTCTGCGGGGCTGCAGGCGAGGCAGATGCTCCCCATCTCCTTCCAGCACCACTCGCAGTATAAGGCAACACAGTCAGGATTGGGGCAGGGCTGATGCCAGGGAGTCTCGGGTTTTCCACACAAGGTGCATCTCCGGCGCAAGCAGCGGCACAGGCAGGGCCAACGCTGGCGacaccactgcagcagcaatgtccCCTGTGGCCAGAACGGCTGCAGGGTCAAGAGACAGTGGCAACCCCACCCAGcaccctgtgtccctgtccccactcaCCAGCCCGGGTGGCTGCCGCGCTTGCCGGGCTACACGCCCACGCTGCAGGTACAAGAAATTCTTCCGCTGCCGCAGCAATTTGTTGTACAGGAACAGCACTCGAGTCTTCTCCCTCTGTGCCAGCAAAGACTGTCAGGGGGGTTCAAAACCGACCCCAGAACCCAGCCCTAGGGTGTGCCCAGCCCTTGGATCGCTCACCTTGGGGAAGTAGAAGGAGGCAATGGCGCGGCGCAGGCGGAATGGGTAGACCTGGGCCAAGCAGAGCAGGGCCAGCGTGCCcaagggcaggcaggtgttcaggtACTGCTGCCTCGTCATCCCGGTGGGCTGTGGCAGGCAGGCTGGGGACATAGCACTGGTGTGAACCCCCTGCAGCAGACCCTGGCcaggtgtggggctgggggtttcctgtccctggcaggggctTACCGAGGTTCGAGGTCTCCACTTCGGTGTCGAAGGAGGTGTTGAGGGCTCCGATGGTGGACCGCAGCAGCTCCGCCATCAGGGATGTACCCATCACGTTCACAGACAAGTGGTGGCTGGCTGTGGGATAGGAGAAAGGGAGGCTGAGGAGGGGGTGGGAGGGCTGAGGGGGTCCCTGCATTGCTGAGGGGTGTGGCAGGACCATGGGGCCCCTCCAGGGCCATGAGCTCACTTTGGTAGGAATACTCAGTGAAGGAATGATGCTGGATGATGCTGAGAATGCTGAAGATGAAGTGGTCCAGGCCAATGACAAagaagaggcagagcaggagtggCATGcacctgagcagctccagcacctgcaggaagcaggggagctgtcacagcctgctgtccccagctctgacCCCCCTGATtacccccagcccctcaccatGTGCTGTAGCTCAGGCCGCTGCACAGCCGGGTTGCATGGGAAGATGAAAGACGAGGTCTCCTCCcggagcaggggcaggagcgTCCGCTTGTTCTGGGTGAGAGGCAGGGGGTGTCTCAGTGCAGACTCTGGGACACCCCACCAGGAGTGACAGGGCTGCCCTGTacccctttccccctgcccaaCCTGCTCTCTACGCCGGGCATCGATTTGGCAGAAATAGGTGGTGATGTAGCAGTTGTCAAAGCCGATGTTGTGACAGTATTGATAAGTGTAGTAGAAAGCCCTGGTGAGGGAGAATAAGTCTGGGGTGAAGAAGGCACTGGATGCAGCCTCCCTTGTCTTCATGTCCCCCCTTAGACCTGCTGCCAAAGAAAGCCCCCacccctctgtgccctgcagctggcagagagGTGACACCCCCACCCCCTGACCATCCCAAGGCTCACGAGAAGAAGACGAAGAGGAAAGTGAAGGACAGCAGCAGGCGGAAGAACGAGACAGCCAGGCCCAGGCGGGCGacttccttctgcagctgcGAGGtcacctcctcctgcagctgctgtgctatCTCAGTGCCCACCAGCATCTCATGGTGCTCCTCCTATGGCAGAGGGACcatggggcagggcaggacctgACCCCCACTCTGGCCATGGGCACAGGGGACAGGCACCCACAGGTGCCCAGGCACTCACCTGGTAGGCAATGCTGGCACTGAATTCCTGGCTGAGGCTGTTGACAGAGCCATTCACCCGGTCATACATGTGCCCAAAGTTCCTATCCACAGGGATCTTCTTCTCACACCAGTGCCTCATGACTGCAGAAATGGAACAGGGACatgggcagctgtggctgctgtgccaggggctgcaggagcagaactGGATCTGCCCCTCCAAGGGAGCACAGAGTCAAGGTCACCTACATTTCACCGAATGGCAGAGGAACCCAAACTGCATGGGCAGGCAGATGAGGTGGCTGATGAGGGGCACGGTCACTTTTTTCATGCATTTCTCGTACATGCTCTGGAAATGGCTTGTACAGCGCTGCAGGCCCTGCTCAATCACAGCTGGGGGACAGGACTCCTCAGTTGcctgtgcagccccagccccactggTCAAGCCCCCAACCCTCTGGAGacagcactggggctggggcagcacccTCCCCATGTGCTGCCAGTCCCTGTCTGCCACACTCACTTTCACAACGAAGTTTGGTCTTTGTCTCATAGAGCTcctgggtgctgggggctgtctGGCTGGCTGTGTCTGGGTGTTGCCGCAGGTCGTAGCCCTCCTGGCTGGCCACCTGCTCATTCAGCTCCACAAAGGCACGTGAGACGTTCTGCATCTCCATGTTGAGCTTCTCTGCACTCTTCTGCCAGGGTACACAGACACAGGCAGAGGCTTggtcctgctcctccagccccccagcacccaccccCCAGCCCCAAACTCCTCCTCACCACCAGCTCATCCATGACTTGGCGCAGGGGGGCTGTAGATGCCTGCCAGAGTTGTCTTGTGTGGTTGACCTGTAGCTCCACCACACAATCCATCGAGTGCTTTGTCTCCATCAGGTTGTACCAGAGGTTGGCCCCAGGCCCTGGTGACAGCAGGGATGGCTCAGAGCCTGCCAGTTTCCATGAACCCACTGGGGGACACTTAGATATGGGGGGACCCTACCGTTGTAGATGGCAGCGAAGACAAAGGAGACAACGTAGAGCCGACCCTCCTTTCCCAGGAACTTGGGGACCATGATCAGGTTGGCACAGCGGAAGTGGGGGGATGTGGCCCAGCCCAAGGCAGTCAcccctgtgcagagcagagagctgaCCCCATGGTCccacagaaaaccaaaccccTGGGGCTCCTGATGGTCCCCATCACCTCAGTCCCGTCCCTGGCCCATCCTCACCTGTCAGCCCCCAGGTAAGCTTCACCCTCTGTGTCTCTGACATGTCCAGAGGCATGATGAGGAggtggcagagccctggaaaACCCAACAATGTGTCCTGAGCTTCCACTGCCACCAGCCTgatgctgtgcccagcaccaggACACACTCACCGAGGCCAAGGAACATCCCAAAGCCAGCGCCCAGGAAGATCTTCCTGCAGCGATACTCGTCCGGCCGGCTCCAGAGGAACTGGCTACACAGGCGAGGCAGCACCGAGGCGACCACTCGCTTCAGGGCTGGTTGGGGAGGGAGGTGTCAGCCCTGCCCACTCCCGCTGCCCAcgggcagccctggctgggagaggagTGGGAGCGGAGCTCACTTGTGTTGGGGGGTTTCTGAGGACGGTGGGATTCTGGCCCAGAACTGATGCCTGTGGCATGCTCCAATGAAGAGGGAACATGTCTGGGTGTCTGCAAGACAAccacctcctgcagctctctgtcCCTTCTCTCAGATTGCTCTTTGTAGTCAAAGTTATGTCTGGCAGTGGGGAGACGAGTGTTGGggaccagcacccccagtgctggaagggaaggaggacatTGCCATCCCCACCACCAGCCCTCACCTGGAGAGCAACCCCTCactctcctcctccagctggtCTTGCAGACGGGTGGCCACTCTGAAAGGGAGTCTCTGGCCCTTTATCATGTCCTTGATGCGCTGCAGCAGCTGCCGCCCTCGCTCCTGGCCCCGCAGCGCCCGCACAGCACCCAGCCACAGCTCCGGTGTCTCCTCGTCACTGGAgtccctgcaggggcagagaGGGCAGGGGTGAACTGCAGCCCCCCACACCTGCTGCAGACCGCCCAGGCTCGGGTTGGCTCCCAGCACCCCTCTGCTCACATCTCCTCATCCCCAGAGGCCGGGTAGCTCAGGGGGGCCATGCAGACAGAGCAGGTGCTGTTCAGGGTTCTGTAGCACTCACTGCAATACAGCCCTGCAGAAAATGGGGCTGTCAGGGAGGATGTGGAATTTTCTGGGGAGGGGGTCCCCAAGCTGTGGGAGCTCCTGCCTTTGCAGCCAGGTGTGATGCAGGCACTGAAACCCGGCTGCTCTGCCATCCCACAGATCAGGCAGTGTCTGCGCTGGATACCCAAGCAGCGAGCAAGGCGGACAAGGCGAGGAAACCTGCAAGCACAGAGCAAATGATCCATGGGGCAATGCCTTCCCAGAGATCCTCACCACAGACCCCCAGGGATGATTCTGCCCTTTTCCATCCTCTGGAAGAGCTTACCTGGAGATGAGGATAAGGAAGAGCCTGCTTTTCCCAGTATCTGCCAAGCGCTGTGTGCCAACTTGGCGCAGGGCAAATACCAGCCATTCCCGCCGTGCCCGGATGATGTTGTGGAGGAAGGTCAGGCGCTCCTGGCATGGAGTTGGGGTGAGGGCAGCTGGTGGCTGAGGGAATGTAGAGggacacgcacacaca
This DNA window, taken from Cinclus cinclus chromosome 31, bCinCin1.1, whole genome shotgun sequence, encodes the following:
- the LOC134055077 gene encoding LOW QUALITY PROTEIN: uncharacterized protein LOC134055077 (The sequence of the model RefSeq protein was modified relative to this genomic sequence to represent the inferred CDS: substituted 1 base at 1 genomic stop codon) — its product is MNVKVSSTHCNRVQLKLLKCSEDNGNCHARTDNGGTSAKQHVGNCSLHLLLSHGDKAGGSNRNLSMRLVSGLGRALRARRGQRKNGAQQPGAKRQPQGRSKAQEFACSLGGLTLGLTLASIYGALVLLVQGHNVWYCLSITVLLGVGLGLGMAFSMKTRMIVLLALPHFFTKEGKMVIMMLALCLTVQGPGTNLLHNVSQLAKALSCGAELAQNQTAERLQRAKEPLLNMQKKIKEIGQNAKVVGDRVRKFIRSIIDSTRHVARALRNVWLWLAKAGNVCNRELGSPKSSCFRYMDNAKDRCERALPLFFHICYIVHSFKTLCYMINAXIPLSAVAVMFCTIPQYIQTFIQINVAAPLTDHLNRVRAEFEFNISVVHHFSINLNASKSLGEVSADMMEAVQQHMEPYHRALEFFSYISVLAILYLWYQAIRYRRRYLRDSTFDNVYITRSFVELDLRCAELGKPTVLPLSALERGRYIPPGALWLSKRERRQYGLQLFGFLRHVLLGFSIMLADYSIFWLLDLFRHQLSAEIIARVPSTMTITVNGTGYTSEIFQDLVSAFNALQEGKVSVLSQVCLIEPMEPNHSTYITIGILYGIWLFVCIFGSYMARLRRAVCAAYFPSREKERLTFLHNIIRARREWLVFALRQVGTQRLADTGKSRLFLILISRFPRLVRLARCLGIQRRHCLICGMAEQPGFSACITPGCKGLYCSECYRTLNSTCSVCMAPLSYPASGDEEMDSSDEETPELWLGAVRALRGQERGRQLLQRIKDMIKGQRLPFRVATRLQDQLEEESEGLLSRHNFDYKEQSERRDRELQEVVVLQTPRHVPSSLEHATGISSGPESHRPQKPPNTTLKRVVASVLPRLCSQFLWSRPDEYRCRKIFLGAGFGMFLGLGLCHLLIMPLDMSETQRVKLTWGLTGVTALGWATSPHFRCANLIMVPKFLGKEGRLYVVSFVFAAIYNGPGANLWYNLMETKHSMDCVVELQVNHTRQLWQASTAPLRQVMDELVKSAEKLNMEMQNVSRAFVELNEQVASQEGYDLRQHPDTASQTAPSTQELYETKTKLRCETVIEQGLQRCTSHFQSMYEKCMKKVTVPLISHLICLPMQFGFLCHSVKFMRHWCEKKIPVDRNFGHMYDRVNGSVNSLSQEFSASIAYQEEHHEMLVGTEIAQQLQEEVTSQLQKEVARLGLAVSFFRLLLSFTFLFVFFSAFYYTYQYCHNIGFDNCYITTYFCQIDARRREQNKRTLLPLLREETSSFIFPCNPAVQRPELQHMVLELLRCMPLLLCLFFVIGLDHFIFSILSIIQHHSFTEYSYQTSHHLSVNVMGTSLMAELLRSTIGALNTSFDTEVETSNLACLPQPTGMTRQQYLNTCLPLGTLALLCLAQVYPFRLRRAIASFYFPKREKTRVLFLYNKLLRQRKNFLYLQRGRVARQARQPPGLPFWPQGTLLLQWCRQRWPCLCRCLRRRCTLCGKPETPWHQPCPNPDCVALYCEWCWKEMGSICLACSPADPDLVQDSSEDEEEQGYAG